The DNA window TACGGGTAAGGAGCCAGAGTAGAGCCGGGGAGATAAGAAATCCCGGGGATGAGCCCTCCCTGAACAGGATAGCCGGAAGAAACCGGCGGGTAACCGGAAGAAGCCGATGGATAGCCGGAAACAGGAGGATAATAAACTGACGGGGGAGCGGGGTTTGTATACCCTGGCAGAGGATTGCCATACACTGCATATGGCGGAATTATTCCTGCCTGGCCCTGTGACGGCAGGTAAGGAGCATTCCATCCGGAACCATAAACCGGATTTGCAGGCTGCCAGGAGGGGGCAAAGGGGATAACTCCATTCGGGTAGATGCTTTGAGGAGGCAGATTGGTCAGAGCGGGAGAAGCAAGGCCCGCAAGAGAAGAATAGGGAATCGCAGATACCGGCCATGCCTGCCCATACCCCTCCAATCCCAGGGATAACAATCCCGGATACCCGAAGGGATCCGGAAAAGGGCTGGCAATTACTGGAGGCAGTACGGCGGCGGGAGGCAGAACAGTCCACTGGGATTGAGCTGTTCCGGCAAAAGCACAGAGTGCTCCAAAGAGTATGAGGGTGATGATCACAAGCCTGATCAGTCTGGTCATTATCTCTCCATTGGGGAAATGGTACAAAGCTCTTGCTGCTTCCAGGAAAATATTTCTCTGCTTGAAGGTTGCAATAACTGTACCCAAGTTGTGGGAGAGATAAGGGATTAAAAGACTTCGCTATTTTATCGTAGTGAAGGGTGTCATATAGGCAATATTATGCATACTATGCATAATATTGCCTATATGAAGACAAGTATGCAAAACTCTACACAGTGTTACAACTCAACGCTAGAGCACTGTTGCTATCACACCCTCAAGATAATGCTCCCGCTTTCTGCGGCTATCGCTATGAGGGATATCCTTCCCCTGCCTTCCGCCTCCAGGCGCGTACCCTTACAGCTTCCGGTTATCGACAACCCTCCTGGCCTTGCCCGTGGTTCGCTCCAGGGAGCGGGGCTCGACCAGGGTGATCCTGACATTGAGGCCCAGCAGGGAGGAGATTTTCTTCTGGACGCGCTTTTGGAATTCCTGCTGAAGCTTCATTTCATCGTAGAATATCTTGTCGGACACTTCCAGCCGCACTTCCAGGGTATCGAGAGCGCCTTCCCGGTCCACGATCAACTGATAGTGAGGCTCGGCCCCTTCTTCTTCCAGCAGGACATATTCGATCTGGGAGGGGAAAACATTTACTCCCCGGATGATCAGCATATCGTCGGAACGGCCCGTGACCCGCTCCATGCGCATGAGGGTCCGTCCGCAGGGGCAGGGCTCTTTGATAAGGCGGGTGATGTCGCCGGTCCGGTAGCGGATCATGGGCAGGGCCTCTTTGGTGATGGTGGTCAGCACCAGCTCTCCCATCTCGCCCACCGGCAGCCGCTCGCCGGTCTCCGGATTGATGATCTCCGGAATGAAGTGGTCTTCCTGGATATGCAGGCCGCACTTATGGTGGCACTCTCCAGCCACACCGGGGCCGACGATTTCACTCAGGCCATAATTATCGGTGGCGCTGATATAGAGATTTTCCTCGATTTTCTTCCGGATGCCTTCCGACCATACTTCCGCGCCGAAGCAGCCGATTTTTAAGGACAGCTCGTTGGGATGGACATTCATTTCCTTCATGACCTCGCCGATATGCAGGGCATAGGAGGGGGTGCAGACCAGGACCGTGGTCTTGTAATCCTTCATGATCATGACCTGCTTTTCCGTATTGCCGCTGGAAACGGGGATGACCGAGGCACCGAGCCGCTCCGCACCGTAGTGGAGGCCGAAGGCTCCAGTGAAAAGCCCGTAGCCGAAAGCGATCTGGATGACGTCTTCCGAGGTTACCCCGGCGGAAACCAGAATACGGGCCACAAGATTGCTCCAGTGCAGCAGGTCGTTTCGGGTATAGCCGACCACCGTGGGTTTGCCCGATGTTCCGGAAGAAGAATGGATGCGCACCACTTCCCGCAGTGGTACGGCGAACATGCCGTAAGGGTAATTGTCCCGCAGGGCTGATTTTCGGGTAAAGGGTATCCGGGCCAGATCATCCATGGTTTTTATTTCTTCAGGGATGATGCCAGCCTCATCAAAGAGCCGGTTATAGAAGCGCACGCTCCGGTAAGCCCGGTTCAGCGTTGCCTGCAATCTCTCAAGCTGCAGTTGTTCCAGATCCGTCCGATCCATGGATTCATAGTCTTTCTCCCACATAGGCATGCTCCTTACTCGTTATTCCCAAACCTCTTTTTTGGATTTTCCCAGATATGCCCGGACAATCTCCTGATTCCCCAGGATAGTGGCTGCCTTTTCCTCCAAAACAACTTTGCCCGTTTCCATCACATAAGCCCGGTCAGCGATCTTCAGGGCCCGCATGGCGTTCTGCTCTACCAGAAGGATCGTGGTGCCCCGCTGGCGCAGCTTTTCGATTACCTGCATGATCTCATTGACGACTTTCGGGGCCAGCCCCATGGAGGGCTCGTCCAGGAGCAAAAGCTTTGGCGATGACATGAGCGCCCGGCCAATGGCCAGCATCTGGGCCTCTCCTCCGCTCAGATTACCGGCTGGCAGGTGCCTGCGCCGATCCAGGGAAGGAAACAGGGAAAAAATGACCTCTATGTCCTGCTCGATGGTTTTTTTCTTTATCCTGCCGAGCCGGTGATAGGCCCCCAGTTTGAGATTATCGATAACCGTCAGGGGATTAAAAACCTGCCGCCCCTCCGGGACGTGGCTGATTCCGCACTGAACGATCCTGTGGGGAGTAAGGCGGGTGATGTCCTGCTTTTCAAAA is part of the bacterium genome and encodes:
- a CDS encoding phenylacetate--CoA ligase; the protein is MPMWEKDYESMDRTDLEQLQLERLQATLNRAYRSVRFYNRLFDEAGIIPEEIKTMDDLARIPFTRKSALRDNYPYGMFAVPLREVVRIHSSSGTSGKPTVVGYTRNDLLHWSNLVARILVSAGVTSEDVIQIAFGYGLFTGAFGLHYGAERLGASVIPVSSGNTEKQVMIMKDYKTTVLVCTPSYALHIGEVMKEMNVHPNELSLKIGCFGAEVWSEGIRKKIEENLYISATDNYGLSEIVGPGVAGECHHKCGLHIQEDHFIPEIINPETGERLPVGEMGELVLTTITKEALPMIRYRTGDITRLIKEPCPCGRTLMRMERVTGRSDDMLIIRGVNVFPSQIEYVLLEEEGAEPHYQLIVDREGALDTLEVRLEVSDKIFYDEMKLQQEFQKRVQKKISSLLGLNVRITLVEPRSLERTTGKARRVVDNRKL
- a CDS encoding ABC transporter ATP-binding protein, producing the protein MLRLKSINACYGQVHVLKNVSLHVAPGEIVTLLGANGAGKTTLLNLICGLMKNREGEVSFEKQDITRLTPHRIVQCGISHVPEGRQVFNPLTVIDNLKLGAYHRLGRIKKKTIEQDIEVIFSLFPSLDRRRHLPAGNLSGGEAQMLAIGRALMSSPKLLLLDEPSMGLAPKVVNEIMQVIEKLRQRGTTILLVEQNAMRALKIADRAYVMETGKVVLEEKAATILGNQEIVRAYLGKSKKEVWE